A single window of Acidiferrobacteraceae bacterium DNA harbors:
- a CDS encoding TlpA disulfide reductase family protein, with the protein MVGKLCQAIVIMLLISPLPVMASGPDLVLKRLDGKSENVSDFIGHGKWTVVAIWAHDCPVCNADIDEIAFFHDAHHRTNATVLGVSIDGWAQRKKAQHFIDLHGLGFPNLIAEPNPAQLAKFGGGSFYGTPTFYVYSPTGELRGRHVGAVTQEQLEDFINSSGSTAKADSGETKG; encoded by the coding sequence ATGGTTGGAAAGTTGTGTCAGGCGATAGTAATCATGCTGTTGATTTCCCCGCTGCCAGTAATGGCATCGGGGCCCGACCTGGTTCTCAAGCGCCTGGACGGAAAATCGGAGAACGTTTCAGATTTCATCGGACACGGAAAGTGGACCGTGGTTGCGATCTGGGCCCACGATTGTCCCGTCTGCAACGCGGACATTGATGAGATCGCGTTTTTCCATGATGCTCATCACCGAACGAATGCGACCGTACTGGGGGTTTCTATCGACGGCTGGGCACAGCGCAAGAAGGCGCAGCACTTCATTGATTTGCACGGACTCGGGTTCCCCAACCTGATCGCCGAGCCAAATCCTGCGCAACTGGCCAAGTTTGGCGGCGGTTCCTTTTACGGTACGCCGACCTTCTACGTCTATTCACCCACAGGCGAGCTGAGAGGCAGGCACGTTGGCGCCGTGACCCAGGAACAACTGGAAGACTTCATCAACAGTTCAGGCAGCACCGCCAAGGCGGATTCCGGGGAAACAAAGGGCTAG